A single window of Nicotiana tomentosiformis chromosome 1, ASM39032v3, whole genome shotgun sequence DNA harbors:
- the LOC138900677 gene encoding uncharacterized protein: MVAPPNFEESQSTYRPPRFNGQYYGWWKTMMHDFIMAEDSELWDIICDGPLVPTKISGDPAVTVPKTRKEFNDIDCKAIEKNFRAKKILEIWEALQIAHEGTTQVKQSKIDMLTTKYKLFRMKDDESIQDMHTRFTSIINELHSVGEIISRNKLIRKILSVLPSSWESKKDNERRDPKREKNLVLKTDNNDSGGEDADMGYLIKRFQKMVRRNGGIPKRGSSSKPKCYDLCHKCGKPGYFIKDCPLLKKDQYKHNTDKAAKRNLVPDKRFKRKNTADNVVKHALAAWGDSSSESEEDDCQGDNSMMAVESEAAEYDSIFALMAQSDNDEVDDDDDGVNFLDVQINMKSYSPK; the protein is encoded by the exons ATGgttgctccaccaaactttgaagaaagtCAATCTACCTACAGgccaccaagattcaatggccaatactatggatggtggaagacaatGATGCACGACTTCATCATGGCTGAAGACTCAGAGCTCTGGGACATCATTTGTGATGGACCCTTAGTCCCTACAAAAATCAGTGGTGACCCAGCAGTGACAGTTCCCAAAACAAGAAAAGAATTCAATGATATTGATTGCAAGGCCATAGAGAAGAACTTTCgagcaaagaaaattctt gagatctgggaagctctccaaaTAGCTCATGAAGGGACAACCCAAGTTAAGCAATCAAAGATTGACATGCTTACCACAAAATACAAGCTTTTCAGGATGAAAGACGATGAGTCCATCCAGGACATGCATACTCGGTTCACCTCCATCATCAATGAGCTTCATTCTGTGGGAGAAATTATTTCAAGGAACAAACTTATCAGGAAAATACTCAGTGTTTTACCCAGTTCCTGGGAAAGCAAA AAGGATAATGAGAGAAGAGAtcccaaaagggagaagaacctggtcctcaagacGGACAACAATGATTCAGGTGGTGAGGATGCTGATATGGGTTACCTGATAAAAagatttcagaaaatggttcgcagaaatggaggcattccaaaaaggggcAGCTCTAGCAAGCCAAAATGTTACGACCTATGTCATAAGTGTGGTAAGCCAGGATATTTCATCAAGGATTGTCCTCTCCTCAAGAAAGATCAATACAAACACAACACGGACAAAGCAGCtaagaggaacctggttcctgaCAAACGTTTCAAGAGGAAAAATACCGctgacaatgttgtgaaacatgctcttgctgcatggggagactctTCCAGTGAATCTGAAGAAGATGATTGTCAAGGTGACAACTCCATGATGGCAGTGGAAAGTGAAGCAGCTGAGTATGACTCTATCTTTGCCCTGATGGCACAGTCTGATAATGATGAAGTTGACGACGATGATGATGGGGTAAACTTTCTAGATGTTCAAATAAATATGAAGTCTTATTCTCCTAAATAA
- the LOC138900689 gene encoding uncharacterized protein, with protein sequence MHGRKPKLTQLRTFGCKCFVLNNGNEALGKFDAKSDERILLGYSSQSKAYKVYNKRTQCVEESIHVIFDESHHSCEKDLHDKSNQDGEHSIIPGEVIDMANRKADIMSHVKESNEDDATISLTDREEPGLAITTTKAENRVVDVVQGTLHAEMRSSQGP encoded by the coding sequence ATGCACGGAAGGAAGCCCAAGCTGACACAATTAAGGACCTTTGGCTGTAAATGTTTTGTTCTCAACAACGGCAACGAAGCACTTGGGAAATTCGATGCCAAAAGCGATGAAAGAATCCTTCTGGGATATTCATCACAAAGCAAAGCCTACAAAGTatacaacaaaagaactcaatgtgttgaggaaagcatacatgtgatctttgatgaatctcaccACTCTTGTGAAAAGGATTTGCATGATAAGAGTAATCAAGATGGAGAACATTCAATTATCCCTGGTGAAGTCATTGACATGGCAAATAGAAAGGCTGACATTATGAGTCACGTCAAAGAGTCAAATGAGGATGATGCAACTATATCTCTAACTGATAGAGAGGAACCTGGTCTCGCAATCACAACAACTAAAGCTGAGAACAGAGTTGTCGATGTTGTCCAAGGCACCCTACATGCTGAGATGAGAAGCAGCCAGGGACCATAG